CGCAATCTCAAGGAGTTTCGGTCTTTCGTTTCCTTCCATGGCCTGGCAGGCGTTCGTGATCAGGTTGACCAGCACCTGCTCGATCATCTGGGCGTCGACACGGCACGTGGAGAGGTCGGGAGCGAGGTCCTTGAGGACTGCGACCTCCCGTTTCCGCAACGTCGACAAGGAGAGCCGGACCGCCTCTTCGACGACCTTGTTCAAGTCGACGACCCCCTTGCGGGGAGGAAAGGGCTTGGAAAAATCCATGACACGCTGGACGACCAACCCCATTTTCGCGGCAGCCGATTTCATCTGTTCCAGGATGAGGTCGACCTTTTCCTTCGCATCCGGGTCGAGCCCCGTGGATCCGCTGCACGCGCGCTCGATGCTGGAGATGCTGATGTTGATCGAGGAGAGAGGGTTGCGGATCTCGTGCGCGATCCCCCCCGCGAGGACGCCGAGCGACTCCAGTTTCTGCGAATTGGCGATCGCCGACTCGATTCGTGTCTTTTCCGTCACGTCCCGGAATACGAGGACGGTCCCCATACGGAGGCCATTTTCATCGAGCACCGGGGATTTGCCGGACTCGATATTGTGGCTGACCCCGTACCGGTCGACGAGAACGTCGTTTTCGGCCCGGAACACCTCGGCGATGGGCTTCCCGACGGCTTCGGCCTGCGTCCATCCCGTGATCTTCTCCGCCATCCGGTTGACGATGAGGACACGATCCTCCGGGTCGGTGGAGATGACCCCGTCCCCGATCGATTGAAGGGTGACGGTGGCGCGCCCCTTCTCGCGCGACAACATGTTGAGGGCGTTGCGGAGCGTGGAGATCGGGTATACCCGGAAGAGAAGGAACAGCAGCAGGGTGATCCCCATTCCGGCCCCGGCAAGAACGGTCGAATCCACGATCAGCGGGCGAAGGGAGGAGCTCTCCTCGAGGAACCCCACGACAATGCCGGCATCCATCAAGGGTTGGGATCGAGTCATCCTCGGCCAGGGGGGAGGCTCCTTCCGCTGTGTCACAATGTTCCCCTCCAGATCCAGGACGCGGAGGGATTCGGTATGAGGATCCTCCG
Above is a genomic segment from Candidatus Deferrimicrobium sp. containing:
- a CDS encoding two-component system sensor histidine kinase NtrB, whose protein sequence is MKVIDRNSPRFIERFGGVLLVILAVALPVLYFVTGWEMESEHLRTETELYARQVSYIINRNPDMWKYETIRLEGLLAKPPEDPHTESLRVLDLEGNIVTQRKEPPPWPRMTRSQPLMDAGIVVGFLEESSSLRPLIVDSTVLAGAGMGITLLLFLLFRVYPISTLRNALNMLSREKGRATVTLQSIGDGVISTDPEDRVLIVNRMAEKITGWTQAEAVGKPIAEVFRAENDVLVDRYGVSHNIESGKSPVLDENGLRMGTVLVFRDVTEKTRIESAIANSQKLESLGVLAGGIAHEIRNPLSSINISISSIERACSGSTGLDPDAKEKVDLILEQMKSAAAKMGLVVQRVMDFSKPFPPRKGVVDLNKVVEEAVRLSLSTLRKREVAVLKDLAPDLSTCRVDAQMIEQVLVNLITNACQAMEGNERPKLLEIASFVQDGRIVLRVSDSGPGVPPPLRERIFDPFFTTRKEGSGIGLSFSHRIVADHGGALHVGTSRWGGAEFRIEIPVAKEGIST